In Pseudomonas oryzihabitans, the DNA window CCAGGCGCTCGGCCAGCTCGGCCTGCCAATGGGCATCCTGGCGACCGGCCAGCCTTGCCTGGAAGGCGAGGTTATCGGCCACCGTCAGGCTGGCGATGAGGTTGAATTGTTGGAAGATCAGGCCGATGCCCTCGCGGCGCCAGGCGGCCAGGGCTCTTTCGTTGAGGCTGGAAAGCACCTGGCCATTAGCCTTGATACGACCGCGGTCAGAACGGTCCAAGCCGGCGACCAGGTGCAGCAGGGTGCTCTTGCCACTGCCGGATTCGCCCATCAGCGCCAGGCTGGCACCCCGGGCCAGGCTGAGATCCACGCCACGTAGCACCGGCAATGGGCCCTGGGGGGTTGGATAACTCTTGTGCAGATCGGTGATGGTCAGCATCGCGCCTCCAGCGCCGGTCGTGGTCTGCAATCGACCGGACGTGGGCGGCGACGTTCAGCGTGGCTAGCGACGTTTGGTTTTGACCTTGCCGGCTTTTTCATCTTCCTCGCGCTGCAGGCGCTCGCACTTGCGCACCATGGTGAGGTAGTACACGGCGCTGCCGGCGAACAGAATGATGGGCAGGGCCATGGACATCTCCAGCAGGCTGCCCGGGAAGGCGCTGGGTACCCAGTGGTGATAGAGCAGGATGCCGATCGCCAGCAGCACCGAGTACAGCAGGCCGTAGCCCGCGGCCTTGCGCGATTCGCGAGCGAGGTCGAGGGGCGGACGGTTCAGATCGTTGGGCTCGAACATGGAGGTCTCTGGCAGGCACGGAAGAAGGCGTTAGTTTAACGCCTGGACTCGCGCCGGTCGCCACTGCTCGGGCGCCTTGGACAAGACGTCGCAGGGGCTGCCTGCCGCTTGTTCACGCGATGTTCAGGCAGACCTAAGCTTGAAATCTTATCCTTTGCAGCCATTTAGAGGCCTGGCGATGGCAAGCGAGCAGGTCTCCTTGTAAGCTCGATCAGGTTTTTGAAACGCGCACGATGCGCACGGATAAGGAATCAACATGAAACAGTATCGGTTGGCAGCAGCAGTGGCCCTGGTGGGTCTGGTTCTGAGCGGCTGCGACTCCAAGCCCAAGGTCGAGCTGGAAAGCCCGGCCCAGAAGGCGTCCTACGGCATCGGCCTGAACATGGGCAAGAGCCTGGCTCAGGAAGGTATCGATGACCTGGATCCCAAGGCCGTCGCCCTGGGTATCGAAGACGCGGTAGGCAAGAAGGATCAGAAGCTGACCGATCAGCAGCTCACCGAGGCCTTCGCCGCCCTGCAGAAGCGTGCCGAAGAGAAGATGACCAAGGTCAGCGAGG includes these proteins:
- a CDS encoding ABC transporter ATP-binding protein translates to MLTITDLHKSYPTPQGPLPVLRGVDLSLARGASLALMGESGSGKSTLLHLVAGLDRSDRGRIKANGQVLSSLNERALAAWRREGIGLIFQQFNLIASLTVADNLAFQARLAGRQDAHWQAELAERLGLADLLDRYPEQLSGGQQQRVALGRALASRPPLLLADEPTGNLDEASGDQALALMLELVGETGSSLLMVTHSARIAGHLDRTLHLERGRLGGVTVPPA